In the genome of Alphaproteobacteria bacterium, one region contains:
- a CDS encoding DEAD/DEAH box helicase: FVQDKSALERGMFDTEVVPEELTQLKMGKIIREKFPDLSEDDQEAVRQHAIAALTLTQQAKAAMVGDVVDGEFSGSTAFIDGVRKFALSVTDLDIDLIDRVNPFDATYAVLAKAMDEKTLLQVQAVINAKKDKLTYEDARMLAERALEFKRERGRLPSLTSQDAWERKMAEGIAFLQRHAAKAAADG, encoded by the coding sequence TTCGTGCAGGACAAATCGGCACTGGAGCGCGGGATGTTTGACACCGAAGTGGTACCCGAGGAGCTGACCCAGCTGAAGATGGGCAAGATCATCCGCGAGAAATTCCCTGACCTCAGCGAAGATGACCAGGAAGCGGTTCGTCAGCACGCCATTGCCGCCCTGACACTGACCCAGCAGGCCAAGGCCGCCATGGTCGGCGATGTGGTCGATGGGGAGTTTTCGGGCAGTACAGCTTTCATCGATGGGGTGCGCAAATTTGCCCTGAGCGTTACCGACCTCGACATCGATCTGATCGACCGCGTCAATCCGTTTGACGCCACCTATGCCGTGCTGGCCAAGGCGATGGACGAGAAGACCCTGTTGCAGGTGCAGGCTGTCATCAACGCCAAGAAGGACAAGCTGACCTACGAGGATGCGCGGATGCTGGCCGAGCGCGCGCTCGAGTTCAAGCGGGAGCGCGGGCGCCTTCCCTCGCTGACCTCGCAGGATGCCTGGGAGCGCAAGATGGCCGAGGGCATCGCCTTCCTGCAACGTCATGCGGCAAAGGCGGCGGCTGATGGCTGA